The nucleotide window TCGATCGGAACGGCTGCGACACCCGCAACGACATCCTCGCGCGCGACCTCGACCCGCACACGGTCGAAGGGCCCTGCAAGGTGCTCGACGGAACGCTGCAAGACCCGTACACGGGCAAGACGATCGATTTCATCCGGGGGAACAAGACCTCGCTCATGGTGCAGATCGACCACGTCGTCCCGCTCATGAACGCGTGGGAGACCGGTGCGCAGCAGCTCACCGCGGAGCAGCGCATCAGCCTCGCCAACGACCCGATCAACCTCTTCGCCGTCGACGGCCCGACCAACGCGAAGAAGGGGGCGGGCGACGCCGCCACCTGGCTGCCGCCGCGGACGCAGTTCCGCTGCACCTATGTCGCTCACCAGGTGTCGGTGAAGGCGACGTACGGGCTGTGGGTCACGCAGGCCGAGCACGACCGGATCGCCCGGATCCTCGCAGACTGCCCCGACGAGGCGGCGGTGACGTCGGGCTTCGCGCCTGTGCCGGAACCTGCGGTCGAGCCGGTCGAGGACGCCGGCGCGTCGGCGGGATCCGAGGGGGGATCCTCGGAGTCGGCACCTGAACCGGCGCCCGCCCCGGCTCCCGCACCGGATCCGGTTCCCGTACCTGCACCGGCTCCGGCACCGGCTCCGGCACCGGATCCGGTCCCGGAAACGGTCTCCTATGAGAATTGCGATGCCGCGCGGGAGGCAGGAGCCGCTCCGATCTACGAAGGCCAACCCGGTTACGCGCGGCACCTCGACCGCAACGGCGACGGGGTCGGTTGCGAAGAATGATCCCGGCACGAGACGAAAACAAGGACGGCTGAGATGGGATTCCGGATTCGCAAATCGTTCACCGTCGTGCCCGGGGTCCGCGTCACGGTGACGCCTCGATCCGTCGGAGTGAGTGCCGGCGTCCGAGGCGCGAGGGTGTCGGTGAACTCAACCGGCCGTGTCACCCGCACGATCGGCATCCCCGGCACCGGGATCTCGAACGTGAAATCGATCGGCTCATCGTCCCGGCGACGATCCGCTGCAAGGCGGTCGGGCGCCCCAGCGCGGGGATCGTCGGCCAAGGCCGCACACGCGCAAACGCCGAAGCCGGGGCTGTTCGCGCCGGTGTGGGAGAAGGTCGCCTACCGGGCAGTCGGATCGCCCGCGCCCGACGTTGCCGAGCTTCGGTATCTGGCGCAGGAGTCGCCCACCGGTGCTCCGACCCTCTCCCTCGTCGAGGCGGTCTTCGTGAACCTGCCGGCCGGCGACATGCCTCGCGCACGCTCACTGCTCGCGTGGCTGCACGCCCGCGGAGTCGATCCGCATCAGGAGCGCTTCGTCCGAAGCTATTTGTCGGAGAAGACGCTGACGGTGGGTATCGCCAACGGCATCACGGCCGTGCTCGGGCTCGACCGAAACGCTCTCGGGCTGATACTTGCGGAACTCCATCAGTCCCTCGGGTACGTCGACGACGCGATCGCCGTCGTCGAGGAGCTCGAACCGTCGACGCTGACTGCGGTCTCGCTTGCGGAGCTGTACGCGCAGCAAGGCCGCTGGGGCGAGATCGTCGAGTTGACGGACGGCGTCACGAACGTCGATGAACCCTCCATGTTCCTCCTCGTGCAGCGCGGTGCAGCTCTTCGGGAGCAGGGCTATCACGAGGCCGCGAGGGAGACGCTCGAGGAAGCCCTCCGCCTGCGGTCGAGACCCGTCGGGCTCCGGAACCTCGCGTATGTCGAGCGCGGGCGCGTCCATATGCAGGAGGGCAAGCGCTCGCTCGCCCGCAAGGACTTCGAGCGTGTGCTTGCGGCGGATGCCTCGTTCCCCGGCCTCGCGGGGCTGCTCGCACAGGCCGAGTAGCGTCGCGCGGCATGGCGTGCGGCATCCACTCGGGGCAGACGCCGCCACGCCGCCGCCTCAGGCGCGCCGGACCAGGTCGCGGAGCGCGGCATCCACCGCGTCGGTGATCTCGACGACCGCATACGAGACGGGCCACATCGGACCGTCGTCGATGTTCGCCGGGTCGTCGAAGGAGACCGTGCCGTAGCGGGTCTTGAACTTCGAAGCCGGCTGGTAGAAGACGACGACCTTGCCGTCGCGCGCGTAGGCCGGGAAGCCGTAGAAGGTCTTCGGCGCGAGCCCGGGCGCCTCCTCGGAGACGATCTTGTGCAGGAGCAGGGCGACCTGCTGGTCGAGGCCGGTCAGCGCGTCGATCGCGGCGACGCACGCCTCGAACTCCTTCGCGAGCTTCGCTGCGCCCTTCAGGCCTTTCGTGGAGCGGATCTCGTCGGCGCGCTGGCGCATCGCCGCACGTTCCTCGTCGGTGAATCCGCTCTTCGTGGTGTTCTCGCTCATCGTGTGCTCCTCCTCGATCGTGCCGGTACTGCCCACGCTAGAACGGCGACCGGCGGGGCGGCTTCTCGATTTCCGATCGATGCGGTCAGGCCGGCAGCGCCGGGTCGACCGGCCGGCCGGCCAGGTACATCTTCCGCATCAGGGGGAGGAAGGGGCGGGTGAGCATGATGCCCATGGTCGCCTGCGAGGCGATCGCCGCGAAACGGTTCGCCGGCACCATGAAGCCGATGCCGCCGCCGGGCAGCACCTTGCCGGCTTCGGCGAAGGGGGCGAGGGCTGCGGCGTAGCGGCGGAGTGCTGCGACGGGATCGACGGGGTCTGCGACGAGTTCGGCGGCGAGGAGGTAGGCGCCGATGAGGGCGGTCGCGGTGCCCATGCCCGACAGCGGCGATCCGCACGAGGCGGCGTCGCCGACGAGGCCGATGCGGCCGTCGACGGGGGAGTCGAGATCGACGCGGTCGAGCTCGTCGAAGTAGAAGTCGGCGGCGCCTTCCATCGTTTCGAGGATCGTGGCCGCATGCCAGCCGGCGCCGGCGATCATGCGGCGGACGAGGGCCTGCTGGGCGGCGCGGTCGCCGCGGAGGGCGGGATCGTGCTCGGTGCGGAGGGTGATGAGGGCCATCGAGACCGCCGGGTCGCCCGTGGGGCGGATGCCGATCGCCGCGCCCGGGACGACGCGCATCGAGAACCAGCCGGGTTGGACGTCGGCCGGGGTGGGCATGGTGAAGAAGGCGATGTATCCGCCGAGGTAGGTGGAGACCTCGGCCTCGGGTGCGAAGGCGAGCCGCCGGGTGGCGGAGTGCACGCCGTCGGCGCCGATCGCGACCGCGTAGCGTTCCGTGCGGCCGGATGCGAAGACGGCATCCACCCCCGAATCGTCCTGCGCGAGGGAGGCGAGGTGGTCGCCGTAGCGGTGCTCGAGCAGGCCGGGCCGGGCGGCGGCCGCGGCGGCCAGCTCGTCGAGCAGCACCTCGTTGAGGTCGCCGCGCGAGATCTCGACCTCGGCGACGGGGCCCTTGCCGTCGAAGGCTTCCATCGACAGGCGGCCGGTGATGCGGCCGCGGCCGTCGACGTAGGCGATGCCGCGTTCGTCGAGGCGGCGGGGGTGGATGCCGGACAGGAGCCCCATGCGGCGGGCGACCTCGTGGCTCGCGCCGCGGAGGTCGACGGCCTGCCCGCCCGAGCGGGGAGCGGGTGCGCGTTCGACGACGGTGACCGCCCGGCCGGCGCGGACGAGTTGGAGGGCGAGGGCGAGGCCGGCGATGCCGCCGCCGGAGACGAGGATGCGCGGTGCGGTCGTGCTCGGTTCGGTGCCGGTCATGGCGGTGCCTTTCGTTCGGCGGATGCTCTCAGACGTTTGTCTCAGACATATGTCTACTCCGAGTTGGCACGCATGTCTAGTACAGATGTCTCAGACATCGTCGTACGATGGACGCATGGGAAATCGCGAGGATCTGCTGGCCGGAACGCGCAAGGTCATCCTCGAGCGCGGCGTCGCCAAGACCACCGCGCGCGACATCGCCGCGGCATCGGGGGTGAGCCTGGCCGCCATCGGCTACCACTTCGGCTCGAAAGACCGCCTCATCAGCGAAGCGCTCGTCGAATCGCTCGGCACCGGCATCGGCGACGAACTCGAAGACCTCGTCGGCGAGCACCATGACCTGCCCCTCATCGACGCCTTCGCCGACACCTGGAATCGCATGCCCGAGATCTTCGCCGCCAACCGCGAAGCCCTCCTCGCGAGCCTCGAGAACGCCCTCCTCGCGCTCCGCGACCCGGCATCGGGCGGGCCCCTCCGCGACGCCGTCGCCGAAGGGCACCGCGGCATGGCCGAGCGGTTGCGCCAGGCCCACCCCGAACTCGACGAAGCCGCGGCGGATGCCGTGGCGCGCCTGGACTTCGTGCTCGCCCAATCCCTCGGGCTGCTCTGGCTCCTCGCCCCCGACGCGCTGCCCACCGGCGACGAGCTCGCCCGCGCGGTCGCGGTCGTCGCGGGGCAGGGCGAGCCGCGCTGACGCGGGTGTGCCGGGGCTGGTGACCGCCCGGCATCAGGTCACCGGATGCGACGGACTGTCCAACCCGGCCGCGGCCGATTCCGACGCCGCGCTCATGCCCGCGAGTCGCTCGGCTGCTTGGCTTGACCCGGCGCACACGCCGAGGTGTCGCCGAAGCACCGACGATGAGGACGGAAGAGGCGATATGGCTGCGCTCGACGACGAGATCAACGCGGGAACCGTATTCGGAGGCACTTGGAGGCATCCGCACGGCGGCACCTACACCGCGCGGGACGCGGCGACGGGAACGGCGATCGGTACCGTCGGTCTCGCCGACGCCGACGATGTCGCAACAGCCGGTCTCGCTGCTCGCAGTGCCCAGCCGGCATGGGCCGAACTCGGCTTCCGCGAACGCGCCGCGGTCATGCACCGCGCCGCCGAATTCCTCGAAGAACTCCCACGCGAAGACCGGCTGCTGCTCCAGCGGGAGGAAGGGGCGATCGCCGCGAAGGTGAACGGCGAGATCCACAAGTCGGCCGAGGAGCTCCGCGCGGCTGCGAGCCTTCTCGAACAGCCCTACGGCGACCTGCTGCCGAACGAGGACCCGACCATCCTCTCCATGGCCCGCCGCGTGCCCGCCGGCGTCATCGGCGTCATCGCCCCTTGGAATGCGCCCATGCTCCTGGCGATGCGCAGCGTCGCTCCGGCGCTCGCGCTCGGCAACGCCGTCATCCTGAAACCCGACGTGAAGACCGCGATCTCCGGCGGCATCGTGATCGCCAAGGCGTTCGAGGCCGCGGGCCTGCCGGCCGGTGTGCTGCACGTCCTCCCGGGCGGGCCGGAAACCGGCGAGGCCGTCGTCGCCTCGCCGCATACCGACGTCATCTCCTTCACCGGATCGACGGCGGCCGGCCGCCGCGTCGGCGAGGTCGCCGGCCGGCTGCTGAAGAAAGTCGTCCTCGAACTCGGCGGCAACAACGCGCTCATCGTGCTCGACGACGCTGACCTCGACGAGGCCGTGTCGGCAGCGCTCTCGGGGTCCCTCCTGCACAACGGCCAGATCTGCATGGCCACCGGCCGGCACCTCGTGCACGACTCGATCGCCGACGAGTACACGAGACGCCTCTGCGAGGCCGTCGCGGCGATGAAGGTCGGAGACCCGACGGACCCGGCGACGCGGGTCGGGCCGCTCATCAGCGAGAAGCAGGCAGAACGGGTGGCGTCGATCGTCGGCCAGGCCGTCGCCGACGGAGCACGGGTGCTCGTCGGTGGGGAGCGGTCCGGCCCCTTCTACACCCCGACGGTGCTGGGCGATGTCGACCCCGGCAACGCCGCCTTCGAGAACGAGATCTTCGGTCCCGTGCTGCCAGTCACCAGCTTCTCGGACGACGACGAGGCCGTGCGGTGGACGAACGCCAGCGAATACGGGCTCTCGGCGGCCGTCCACACCGGCGACCTGACCCGCGGGCTCGCTCTCGCCGCGCGTGTGCGGACCGGCATGGTCCACATCAACGGCATGACCATCAACGACGCGCCCCACGTCCCCATGGGCGGCGTCGGCCAGTCGGGCAACGGCGGCCGCTACGGCGGCCACTGGAACCTCGACGAGTTCACCAGCTGGCAATGGGTGACGGCGCGCGGCCCGCGACGCGACTGACCCGACCACGACCCCTCGACCCCTCGACCCTAGGAACGACCATGACCACCGCCGTCCTGCACGACCTCGACCTCACCTCGGAGGCGTACGTCTCCGATCCGCACACCGCCTACGACCGCATCCGCGAGGCCGGCGACGCCGTCTATCTCAGCACGCACGACGCCTTCGGGGTCGGCCGATACGACGCGGTGCGGCAGGTGCTCGGCGATTGGGAGACGTTCAGTTCCGCCCGCGGTATCGCCCTGAACGACCTCACCAACGAAGCGACCGCCGGCATGATCATCGCGACGGATCCGCCCGAGCACGACGCCCTGCGCGAAGTCCTCGCCGACAAGCTCTCGCCCAGGGCGCTGCGCGCACTCGGCGAGAGCGTGAACGCGCAGGCGGGGGTGCTCGTCGACGACCTCCTCGGACGCACGACGGACTTCGACGCGGTCGTCGACCTCGCCCAGGCGTTCCCGATCCAGGTGGTGCTCGACCTCGTCGGCCTGCCCGCCGACGGCCGCGATGAGGTGCTGCGCTGGGCCGACGCGGCCTTCTCCGCCGCCGCGCCGATGAGCGAGCGCACCATGGCGGCCTTCCCGCTGCTGCAGGAGCAGCTGGCCTACCTCTCGTCGATCCACCGCGACGACCTCGTCGAGGGGAGCATGGGTCGCGCGATCTACGATGCGGCCGACGCCGGCCGGATCGCGCAGGAGTCGTGCGTGCCGCTCATGTCCGCCTACGTCACCGCCGGCGTCGATACGACCATCAACGCCATCAGCAACGCCGTCCAGCTCTTCGCCGAGCACCCGGAGCAGTGGGATGCGCTGCGGCGCGACCGCAGCCTGCTGCCGAATGCGGTCAACGAGATCCTGCGCTACGACTCCCCGCTGCAGTACTTCTGCCGGGTGGCGACGCGGGATGCGGAGATCGGGGGAGACCCGGTGGCCGCCGGCTCGCGGATCGTCGTCTTCTACCCGTCCGCGAACCGCGACGAGCGCAAATGGGGCAATCCGCTGGAATTCGACATCGCGCGGCCGGACGCGGCGGAGCACCTCGCCTTCAGCTACGGGATCCACGGCTGCGCCGGGCAAGGCCTGGCCAGACTCGAAGCGCAGGCGATGCTCGGGGCGCTCGCGGAGCGCGTCGAGCGTTTCGAGGTCGGCGAACCGGTGCGCCGGCTCAACCAGTTGATCCGGGGCCTCGCGCATCTGCCGACGAGCGTCCGGCTCGCGGACTGAGGCGAAGGGGATGCGCAGCAGCTGGGCCTCCGGCCCGTACGAGATCGCGATCGCGGAGGTCGAGGAGCCGACGATCCTCGACCCGCACGACGTCGTCGTCGACATCGCCTATGCCGCGATCTGCGGATCCGACCTGTGGCCGTATCGCGGCCTGGTGCCCAAGCACGCCGCCGGCAGCACCGGTCATGAGTTCCTCGGCGTCGTCAGCGAGGTCGGCGCCGAGGTCGTCGGGTTCCGCATCGGCGACGCCGTGATCGCCCCCTTCATGCATGCCGACGGCAGATGCCCCGAGTGCCGGGGCGGCCTGCCGTCGCAGTGCGCGCAGGGCGGGCTCTGGGGCCGTGACGGCGCCGGTGCGCAGGCGGAACGGATCCGGGTGCCGCACGCCGATGCGACGCTCGTGGCCTTGCCATGGACCTTCGGCGAGCTCGACGACGAGCTTGCGAGGCGACTGCTGCCGCTCGCGGACGTGTTCGCGACGGGCTACCACGGGGCGATCCTCGCCGGCGTCTCACCGGGCGACACGGTCGCCGTGGTCGGCGACGGCGCCGTCGGGATCTCGGCTGCCGTCGGGGCTCGGAAACTGGGGGCGGCGCGCGTGCTGCTGCTCGGGGAGCAGGAGGATCGGCTGAGGATCGCCGAGGGATACGGGGTCGAGACGGTCCAGGTCACCCGGGATGAGCCCGGACCGGAGCAGTTCGTCGCCCGTCACCCGGAGCTGCGCGTCGACCGGGTCGTCGAGGCCGTCGGCATGCAGGCCGCGTTCGACACCGCGCTCGGCATCGTCCGCATCGGCGGGAGCGTCGGATTCGTCGGAGTGCCGCACGCGGTCGACCCGGTGCCTCCGATGCAGTTGTTCGGCAAGGCGCTGCATCTGGCCGGCGGTACCGCCCCGGCCAGGGTCTACCTCGACCGCTTCGTCGCCGAGACCGCAGCCGGGCAGCTCGACATGTCGCCGCTCATCGATCTCGTGCTGCCGTTCGACGAGATCGCAGCCGGCTACGAGGCGATGCACACCGGTGCCGCCCTGAAGGTCGGATTGCGGGTGCGCTGATCGGGTCTGGGGCGGAAGCGGGGGTCTGCGGACCCCCGCTTCCGTGTGCCCCGGGGCGGGTCAGGCCTCGTAGCCGATCGCGATGCGGAGCGCCGGGGCGGCGTCTTCATCGCTCGCACCGGCCCAGGCCACGAAGTGGTCGGGGCGCACGAGCACGAACGGTGCGTCGTACGCCGCCGCCGTCGCCGCGTCGACACCGATCGCCCGGATCGGCACCCCGAGCCTGGCAGCGACTGCGACGAAGGCGTCGGGCGCCGTGCCCGGCGCGTACAGCACCCCGAACCCCCGGCCGAGGGCGCCGAACAGCTCGGCTCCGGATGCCGTCGACCCGGGGGCGAGATGATGGCCGGCCCGCGCGCGCATCTCGTGCGCGCCCACCGCGCTCGGTCGGCCTACGGCATCCACCACCGGGGATCCGGTGTAGTGCGGCTCGAATCGATCGACCTCGTCGACGGCGTCGCTCGTGCGCGCCGCCCAGGCGCGTTCGAAGGCACCGCGGTCGCGATCGGGGTGGAACGCCGCGAGGAATCGGCGATCGTCGAGGATCGACTGCTCGATGAAATGATCGCGCGTGGCCGCGAAGACCGGGCGCCGCTCCAGGTCGTAGGAGTCGAGCAGGGCCGGTCCGGCCCACCCGTGCAGTTCGGCGGCCAGCTTCCATCCGAGGTTCCTGGCGTCCTCGAAGCCCGAGTTGATGCCGTACCCGCCATAGGGCGGATGGCTGTGCGCGGCGTCGCCGGCGACGAGGATCCGGCCGCTGCGGTAGGTGTCGGCGAGCGTGAACCGCAGATCCCAGAACCCGAGGTACTGCGTCTCGAATGCGATCGGGCGGCCGATCGCCCGTGCGAGCACGGCCGACAGGTCGAGGGACTCGGCGGTCGTGCCGGCGGGGACGGGGCAGTGGAAGAACCAGGTCTCGCTCGCGTCGACGCGGCCGAAGAACTGCCAGTAGCCCTCGAGGTCCTCGTTCATGACGTTCGCGAACGCCGTGTCGGGGAAGCGTTCCATGACCCGGTCGAACTCCGCCGAGCGGAACACCGCGAGCACCATGCGGCGGTCGTGGTCCGCGCGCGTCTGGGAGATCCCCGCGCCGTCGCGGACCAGGGATCCGCTGCCGTCGGCCGCGACGACGTAGTCGGCGATCACGTCGAGGGAGGCGCCCGTCGCCCGCGAGACCGCGCGCACCCGTGCGGAGTCCGCCTCCTGCGAGACCTCCGTCGCCGCCCACTCCCAGAGCGGGCTGACGGCGTCGAGCTCCGCGACCCGCTCGCGCAGCACCGACTCGGTGCGATACTGCGGCAGGCGCATATTGGGCGCGGCGTAGTAGGCGCCGACGCTGTCGCGCCGCAGCCACGGGTAGGCGTAACCGCTGAACAGGGAGCCGTAGGCCGTCATACCGGCTGAGCGCTGCGCCGCGGTCATCGTCCGTGCGGCGACGAGGCGCTCGTCGAGCCCCCAGAAGCGGAAGTGCTCGACCGTCCGCTGCGTGAGGTTCTGGCCTTTCGGCACCGGCTGCGGTGAGGCGTGCTTCTCGATGAGCACGACGTCCACGCCTTCCTGGGCGAGGGTGATGGCGACGGCGGAGCCGACGGGTCCGCCGCCGACGACGGCGACCCGAGTGCGCAGGGTGCCGCTCTCGCCCCGTTCAGACACCGGCGCCGATCCGCAGGGCGGCGACCGGGCAGACGCGCACGGCCGCCTCGGCACGTTCGAGCTCGTCGTCGCCGTCGACGTCCTTCCGGGTGTGGAGGATGCCGTCGTCGTCGAGCTCGAGGAGGACGGGCGCGGCCTCGGCGCAGAACCCGTACCCCTCGCAGCGGGCCTGGTCGATGATGATGATGCTCGTTGGCATGGCGTGTTTCCTCTCGTGCGGATGCGCATCGGCGAGCGTCCGCACAGGCAAGCGTAGGCGGCTCGCGCGAGCGCGCATCACGCGCGGAGAACAGCTTCCGACGATGTGTCCACTCAGGTGCGCGGAGCGTCGGACATCGTGCCGGAACCGACGGCGAACGCTTCGACGTAGCCTGGGCAGCGCCGGTGCGAGGATGCGCCGGCCCTGGAAGGAGACATCATGACGGCCGTCGTCGAGACCGAGCTGGATCTGTTCAGCGATGAAGCCCTCGCGGACCCGTATCCGCTCTACCGACGGATTCGCGACGCGGCCCCGGCGGTGCGCCTCGACCGATACGGCGTGTGGGCCCTCGGGCGATACGAGGACGTGCGGGCCGCGCTCAACGACTGGCAGACCTTCACCTCTGCGGAGGGCGTGGCGCTGAACCCGGCGTCCCGGGCCACGACCGGCGGTCTCATCATCGCCACCGATCCGCCCTACCACGATGTGCTGCGGGGCGTGCTCACCGAGAAGCTCTCACCACGGGCGCTGCGGGTGCTCCGCGGCGGTCTCGAGGAGCAGGCGCGGGTGCTCGTGGACGCCGTCGTCGACCGCGGCGAGTTCGATGCGGTCGCCGATCTGGCGCGCGCGTTCCCGGTGCAGGTCGTTCTCGAGCTCATCGGGCTTCCGGCGCAGCTGGCCGATCGTGCGCTCGCCTGGGCGGATGCGGCGTTCAACGCGGGCGGCCCCGATGTGCCGCGGACCCGTGAGGCGATGCCGCTGCTCGAGGACCAGTTCGCCTACCTGGCCAAGATGCACAAGGAGGACCTCGTCGAGGGCAGCTTCGGCTGGGTGATCTTCGACGCCGCCGATCGCGGCGTCATCGCCCGTGACTCCGTCGTGCCGTTGATGAGCGCATACGTGACCGCCGGTCTCGACACGACGATCAACGCGATCAGCGCCGGCGTGCGCTATTTCGCCGAGCATCCCGATCAGTGGCGGATGCTGCGCGAGGACCGCAGCCTCATCCCATCGGCCTTCAACGAGATCGTCCGCATGGAGTCACCGCTGCAGTGGTTCAGCCGGGTCACCACGCGCGACGTCGATGTCGACGGCGTCGTGATCCCCGCCGGGCAGCGGGTCCTCATGCTCTACGGCTCCGCGAACCGCGATGAGCGCAAGTGGGGCCCGGATGCCGATGCCTTCGACATCCGCCGGGACGCGATGGACCACATCGCCTTCGGCTCGGGGGTGCACGGTTGCGCAGGGCAGGGCCTGGCGCGCATGGAGGGCGCTGCGGTGTTCTCCGCCCTCGCCGACCGGGTGGCCTCGTTCTCCGTCGGCGAGCCCCGCAGGCGGCTGAACAACCGCATCCGCGGCTTGGCGGAACTGCCGACGACGGTCTTCGTCGGCTGAGCCCTCGCGGTCCGCCGTTCCGATAATCGGACCCGGCGTCCCGGTCCTTGACACGTCCTGTCAAAACAAAAAACAATAAGACAGTTCGTACGAGGCGGTACGCGAGAGAGGGACGAAGATGTCGGATCACTCACCGGGGGCGATGGCCGCGACCCAAGACGGGTTCAAGCAGGCCGCACGGCGGTTCGCGAGCGGGGTCACGGTCGTCACCACCAGGCTCGACGACGACACCGTCCACGGCATCACGGTCTCCTCGTTCGCGAGCCTGTCGATCAACCCGCTGCTGATCACCGTGTCGCTCATGTCCGAGAGCCGGATGCTCGGACTCGTCAAGGACTCGCAGCGATTCGCCGTCAGCATCCTGGGCGAGGACCAGCAGGACGTCTCCGCCTACTTCGCCACGCGCGGCAGGCCGGAGGCCAAAGGCGGCTTCGACGGGATCCGCACCGTCGCCGGCATCACCGGCTCGCCGATCGTCGACGGGGCCGTCGCCTACTTCGACTGCGAAGTCCACGAGATCGTCGCCGGCGGCGACCACGAGATCCTCGTCGGCAGCGTCGTGGCGACCGGCGGCAGCAGCGGCAAGCCGCTCCTCTACTACGACGGCGACTACCGCAGTCTTCCCGGCGACGACGACCGCCTCGCAGACGGCGTGCGGATGCAGGTGCGCCTCGCCGGCCTCGAGACCGGCGAGATCCTCGAGACCCAGTCGGCGATGGATCCCGCCGTCGCTGCGCTCGCCGCCGCGCATGCGACGGCCGAGGACCTCGAGGAGCTGCAGCGTCTGCTCGACGAGGAGGCGGCGGCGATCGGCGACCAGGTGGGCTTCACCAGGGTCGGGATGGACTTCCACGTCGCGCTCGCGAAGGCGTCGAAGAACCGTTTCCTCCACGCCTCCCTCGAAGCACTGCAGCGCGAACGGCAGCTGCTGTTCGCACCGCGCAACGAGATCGCGAAGTCGCACCGCTCGCACGACTACCACCTCCGCCTCGTCGACGCGATCGCCGCCGGCGATCCGCAGGCGGCACGGGCCCTCATGGCCGAGCACGTCGGCGTGATCGGCGAAGGCCTGCAATCGGAGCTTCAGGTCCGCTGAGCGGCACCCGCCGCACCGGACGAGACACGGAATCGATGAGGAGATCATGACGGACACGTATGCGAAGACGCAGTTCGAACAGGTGCTGCTGACCAGCGGCCTGGGCGCCCTCACGGGGGAGCGGTACAAGGAGTCCCTCCGCGACGGACGGGAGGTGTGGCTGAACGGCGAACGCATCGAGGACGTCACCGTGCACCCGGCGTTCAAGGGCACCGTCGACCGGCTCGCCGAACTCTACGACCTGCAGCACAGCGAGGGGCTGCGGGACGTGATGACCTACGTCGACGAGGACTCCGGCATCCGGCTCAGCAAGTCCTACCTGCTGCCGCGCACCCTCGACGAGCTCAAGGAGAAGTACGCCAACAGCCACGCCTGGATGCAGAACACCTGGGGGCAGCTCGGCCGCTCGCCGGACTACATGGCGAACGTCGTCGTCGGCCTCTACGACTTCAGGGATGAGCTCGAGGGCAACCGCGAGGGCTTCGGCCAGAACGCCGTCGACTACTGGAAGCACTGCGCATACAACGATCTCGCGCTCACGCACGCCCTCGGCGACCCACAGATCGACCGCAGCAAGTCCGTCCTCGACGACCCAGATCAAGGCCTCAGGATCATCGAGGAGCGCGAGGACGGCATCGTCGTCCGCGGCGCCAAGCAGCTCGCCACCCTCGCACCCCTCTCGAACGAGGTGCTCTCATACCTCTCCGCGAGCTTCGCCGTCCGCGAGGCCGAGGAGTTCGTCCTCTGGTTCGCGCTGCCGATGAACACGCCCGGTTTGAAGATCCTCTGCCGCGAACCCCTCGGCGACCACGAGTGGGGCCACGGGCATCCATTCGCCCGTCAGTACGACGAGCAGGACTCGATGCTGTTCTTCGACGACGTGTTCATCCCGTGGCAGCGGGTCTTCCTGATGCACGACGGCCCGCTGGCGCTGACCGGGCTGCGCCGCATCACCCCGTGGGCCGGCTACAGCTCGCACATCAGGTTCGAGCAGCGCATGAAGACCTACCTCGGCGTGGCTTCCCTCGTGGCGGACTCCATCGGCGTCTCCGGCTTCCGCAACATCCAGGAACAGCTCGGCGAGATGACCTCCGTCGTCGAGATCGCGCGCTTCCTGACCCTCGCGACCGAGGCCCAGCACACGACGACCTCGGGCGGGCTCGTCGCGCCGGTCAGCTCGCCGGCCGTCGGCGTCTACTCGGCCAACATCTCGGGGCGGATGCAGGAGATCCTGCGGCGGATCGCGGCCTCGGGCATGCTCATGCAGCCCAGCCAGGCCGACCTCGACAGCGAGGAGCTCCGGCCCTTCCTCGAGAAGTACATGA belongs to Agromyces archimandritae and includes:
- a CDS encoding GmrSD restriction endonuclease domain-containing protein — its product is MQDFPPKPAGWYPDPDAAGTRRYWNGDEWTDQREDAPPAQSMARRLLYLLKNPKRLMLAVVAFLILIVAFSNGPGAGFFVLGILGAGFGAQALFNGRPEWARIVGRKGTAMVAVAGVLVAVIGGAVGIGGASSEAVDADPAPTPTAVPISTPTPEPTVEPADPEVVTAPDAAASVVLADGSATQATALALLETLPVKGRAPKTGYDRVASFGTAWLDVDRNGCDTRNDILARDLDPHTVEGPCKVLDGTLQDPYTGKTIDFIRGNKTSLMVQIDHVVPLMNAWETGAQQLTAEQRISLANDPINLFAVDGPTNAKKGAGDAATWLPPRTQFRCTYVAHQVSVKATYGLWVTQAEHDRIARILADCPDEAAVTSGFAPVPEPAVEPVEDAGASAGSEGGSSESAPEPAPAPAPAPDPVPVPAPAPAPAPAPDPVPETVSYENCDAAREAGAAPIYEGQPGYARHLDRNGDGVGCEE
- a CDS encoding DUF4236 domain-containing protein, which translates into the protein MGFRIRKSFTVVPGVRVTVTPRSVGVSAGVRGARVSVNSTGRVTRTIGIPGTGISNVKSIGSSSRRRSAARRSGAPARGSSAKAAHAQTPKPGLFAPVWEKVAYRAVGSPAPDVAELRYLAQESPTGAPTLSLVEAVFVNLPAGDMPRARSLLAWLHARGVDPHQERFVRSYLSEKTLTVGIANGITAVLGLDRNALGLILAELHQSLGYVDDAIAVVEELEPSTLTAVSLAELYAQQGRWGEIVELTDGVTNVDEPSMFLLVQRGAALREQGYHEAARETLEEALRLRSRPVGLRNLAYVERGRVHMQEGKRSLARKDFERVLAADASFPGLAGLLAQAE
- a CDS encoding FAD-dependent monooxygenase, with translation MTGTEPSTTAPRILVSGGGIAGLALALQLVRAGRAVTVVERAPAPRSGGQAVDLRGASHEVARRMGLLSGIHPRRLDERGIAYVDGRGRITGRLSMEAFDGKGPVAEVEISRGDLNEVLLDELAAAAAARPGLLEHRYGDHLASLAQDDSGVDAVFASGRTERYAVAIGADGVHSATRRLAFAPEAEVSTYLGGYIAFFTMPTPADVQPGWFSMRVVPGAAIGIRPTGDPAVSMALITLRTEHDPALRGDRAAQQALVRRMIAGAGWHAATILETMEGAADFYFDELDRVDLDSPVDGRIGLVGDAASCGSPLSGMGTATALIGAYLLAAELVADPVDPVAALRRYAAALAPFAEAGKVLPGGGIGFMVPANRFAAIASQATMGIMLTRPFLPLMRKMYLAGRPVDPALPA
- a CDS encoding TetR/AcrR family transcriptional regulator: MGNREDLLAGTRKVILERGVAKTTARDIAAASGVSLAAIGYHFGSKDRLISEALVESLGTGIGDELEDLVGEHHDLPLIDAFADTWNRMPEIFAANREALLASLENALLALRDPASGGPLRDAVAEGHRGMAERLRQAHPELDEAAADAVARLDFVLAQSLGLLWLLAPDALPTGDELARAVAVVAGQGEPR
- a CDS encoding aldehyde dehydrogenase family protein, which encodes MAALDDEINAGTVFGGTWRHPHGGTYTARDAATGTAIGTVGLADADDVATAGLAARSAQPAWAELGFRERAAVMHRAAEFLEELPREDRLLLQREEGAIAAKVNGEIHKSAEELRAAASLLEQPYGDLLPNEDPTILSMARRVPAGVIGVIAPWNAPMLLAMRSVAPALALGNAVILKPDVKTAISGGIVIAKAFEAAGLPAGVLHVLPGGPETGEAVVASPHTDVISFTGSTAAGRRVGEVAGRLLKKVVLELGGNNALIVLDDADLDEAVSAALSGSLLHNGQICMATGRHLVHDSIADEYTRRLCEAVAAMKVGDPTDPATRVGPLISEKQAERVASIVGQAVADGARVLVGGERSGPFYTPTVLGDVDPGNAAFENEIFGPVLPVTSFSDDDEAVRWTNASEYGLSAAVHTGDLTRGLALAARVRTGMVHINGMTINDAPHVPMGGVGQSGNGGRYGGHWNLDEFTSWQWVTARGPRRD